A section of the Mesobacillus jeotgali genome encodes:
- a CDS encoding STAS domain-containing protein, with translation MEIIFKQLLMEREEHLIKKIIDKIHKNQPETFLKLALETKREKYIEQMRKLFHLLEKAVMGESAEEEILGWGRSISEDKVRQGLSLTQSISHFHIVRSVLCDELISIVEGDAKQSVAENLMLGKVINEFIDDIILIFSASFTGMANKRLKAQQEVIDELSTPVISIVDGVAVLPIIGDIDTHRARILMEHTLKETIRQEVECLIMDLSGVFIVDTMVAQELFKIIDSLRLTGVDVNLTGMRPELAHSVVTLGINFDNVKMYNNLGQALKAFGIVRK, from the coding sequence ATGGAGATTATATTTAAACAATTGCTGATGGAAAGAGAAGAACATCTAATAAAAAAGATTATTGACAAAATCCATAAAAACCAGCCGGAAACATTCCTTAAACTTGCGCTAGAAACCAAAAGGGAAAAATATATAGAACAGATGAGGAAGCTGTTTCATCTGTTAGAAAAGGCGGTTATGGGTGAGTCAGCTGAAGAGGAGATTCTTGGTTGGGGAAGAAGCATCAGTGAAGATAAAGTCAGGCAAGGCCTTTCACTTACCCAGTCGATCAGTCATTTTCATATTGTCCGCAGTGTACTTTGTGATGAGTTAATTTCAATCGTAGAGGGTGATGCCAAACAGAGCGTTGCAGAAAATCTCATGTTGGGGAAAGTCATCAACGAATTCATTGACGATATAATCCTAATATTTTCTGCTTCATTTACAGGAATGGCAAATAAACGGCTTAAAGCACAACAAGAAGTCATTGATGAATTAAGCACTCCTGTTATTTCGATAGTGGATGGGGTGGCAGTTCTTCCAATCATTGGTGATATCGATACCCATAGGGCAAGAATATTGATGGAACACACCTTGAAGGAAACGATTCGACAAGAAGTTGAGTGCCTGATCATGGACCTTTCAGGTGTATTTATCGTCGATACCATGGTCGCACAGGAGCTTTTTAAGATAATAGACAGTCTGAGGCTTACTGGAGTAGATGTCAACCTCACTGGAATGCGCCCAGAACTAGCCCACTCGGTTGTTACTCTAGGGATTAATTTTGATAATGTAAAAATGTACAATAATTTAGGCCAGGCATTAAAGGCATTCGGGATTGTCCGTAAATAA
- a CDS encoding ATP-binding protein has product MHLEKMKEDLEGQLKKLDQEILEKQQTLKMIKEGISKASGGFRYGSSSQLAAGLAHEIRNPLTTIKGFIQLLKPELHTIGKQEIADVALEEINRVNSLLSEFLSVLKPKSPAKKKVSINLLAINIHKLFASQAILKGFDFEIDLPNEEFFINADENAIKQVLVNLLKNAMEAVEGTEKGAIKMRVQKYGDLIVISVIDNGIGIDELSLKKIFTPFYTTKTEGTGIGLAISKQIIEDHEGRMSITTETSRTIFQIQLPSL; this is encoded by the coding sequence ATGCATTTAGAGAAAATGAAGGAAGACTTAGAAGGCCAACTTAAAAAGTTGGATCAGGAAATACTTGAAAAACAGCAAACTTTAAAAATGATAAAAGAAGGAATAAGCAAAGCATCCGGTGGTTTTCGTTATGGATCTTCAAGCCAACTCGCTGCTGGTTTAGCGCACGAAATAAGAAATCCATTAACAACCATAAAAGGCTTTATCCAGTTATTGAAACCTGAGCTTCATACCATTGGAAAACAAGAAATAGCAGATGTGGCTTTAGAGGAAATCAACCGGGTAAACTCCTTACTTTCCGAATTTCTATCAGTATTGAAACCAAAGTCCCCAGCGAAGAAAAAGGTATCAATAAATCTTCTGGCAATTAACATCCATAAACTCTTCGCAAGCCAAGCAATCCTGAAGGGATTTGATTTCGAAATTGACCTTCCGAATGAGGAATTTTTTATTAATGCAGATGAAAATGCAATAAAGCAGGTTCTTGTCAATTTATTAAAAAATGCGATGGAAGCTGTAGAGGGAACTGAAAAGGGAGCCATTAAAATGAGGGTCCAAAAATATGGAGATTTGATTGTTATAAGTGTTATTGATAATGGCATCGGAATAGATGAATTATCGCTTAAAAAGATCTTCACACCTTTTTATACAACAAAGACAGAGGGAACAGGTATCGGATTGGCAATCAGCAAACAGATAATAGAAGATCATGAGGGACGAATGAGCATCACTACTGAGACGTCAAGAACCATTTTCCAAATCCAACTTCCATCTCTATAA
- the plsY gene encoding glycerol-3-phosphate 1-O-acyltransferase PlsY yields the protein MALNAIIIILAYLLGSIPSGLIVGKVFYGKDIREHGSGNLGGTNTFRTLGVKAGMAVSIADVLKGTLAASLPLLLDADIHSLLVGIFAVIGHMYPIFAGFRGGKAVATSGGVLLAYVPVLFLFMLIFFFISLYTTKYVSLSSILTGIAAFIYSLFTQDLPLIIVVAVLATFVIYRHRENIKRIRNKTEPKIKWL from the coding sequence ATGGCATTAAACGCAATTATTATTATTCTAGCTTATTTGCTTGGATCGATTCCTTCTGGATTGATTGTGGGGAAGGTATTCTATGGCAAAGATATTCGTGAACATGGAAGCGGGAATTTAGGAGGCACCAACACATTTCGTACTCTTGGTGTGAAAGCAGGCATGGCTGTGAGTATCGCTGATGTACTGAAAGGAACCCTTGCTGCCAGCCTTCCCCTGTTGCTGGATGCTGATATTCACAGCCTGCTGGTTGGAATCTTTGCAGTAATCGGGCATATGTATCCTATTTTTGCTGGATTCCGCGGTGGAAAAGCCGTGGCTACTTCAGGCGGTGTGTTGCTGGCCTATGTACCAGTTTTATTTTTGTTCATGCTTATCTTCTTTTTCATAAGCTTGTACACTACCAAATATGTTTCTCTTTCTTCAATATTGACAGGTATCGCCGCATTCATTTATTCGCTTTTCACACAGGATCTTCCTCTTATCATAGTCGTAGCTGTCCTGGCAACCTTCGTCATTTACAGGCATAGGGAGAATATTAAGAGAATCCGTAATAAAACAGAACCAAAAATTAAATGGTTATAA